The following coding sequences lie in one Synechococcus sp. CC9902 genomic window:
- a CDS encoding photosystem II reaction center protein T: protein MESFAYVLILTFAIATLFFAIAFRDPPKIGK from the coding sequence ATGGAAAGCTTCGCTTACGTCCTCATCCTCACTTTTGCGATTGCCACCTTGTTCTTTGCGATCGCCTTCCGCGATCCACCAAAGATCGGAAAGTAA
- the nrdR gene encoding transcriptional regulator NrdR, which yields MQCPSCQNTDSRVLESRAADGGRSVRRRRECLNCDFRFTTYERVETVPITVIKRDGCRELFNRTKVLHGLSRACDKTGLDAARLETVVENLELQLQQRTAKEVASSEIGELVLKELKQISEVAYIRFASVYRQFRGIDDFVSTLETMNTEQEHLAAVR from the coding sequence GTGCAGTGCCCCTCCTGCCAAAACACAGATAGTCGCGTTCTGGAATCCAGAGCTGCTGATGGTGGTCGCAGTGTGCGTCGTCGTCGGGAATGTCTTAACTGTGATTTTCGCTTCACCACTTACGAACGGGTCGAGACCGTTCCGATCACAGTGATTAAACGAGATGGTTGCAGGGAACTCTTCAACCGCACCAAGGTTCTGCATGGCTTGAGTCGAGCATGCGATAAAACCGGTCTCGATGCTGCACGGCTTGAAACGGTCGTTGAGAATCTCGAACTTCAACTGCAACAACGCACTGCAAAAGAAGTTGCAAGTTCTGAAATCGGAGAATTAGTTTTAAAGGAGCTCAAGCAAATCAGCGAAGTCGCCTACATCCGTTTCGCATCGGTGTACAGACAATTCCGAGGAATCGACGATTTTGTGTCCACCTTGGAAACGATGAACACAGAGCAGGAACATCTCGCAGCTGTCCGCTAA
- a CDS encoding response regulator transcription factor, which produces MTAVTPLTPSETRVSALLLQGLTNRAIADRLVISLRTVECHISRALSKTGCRTRLELALWMMERPFNLQDSRTTHQ; this is translated from the coding sequence TTGACTGCTGTCACACCGCTCACTCCATCGGAAACCCGTGTAAGCGCTCTCCTATTGCAGGGCCTTACGAATCGCGCCATTGCAGATCGACTGGTCATCAGCCTTAGAACCGTTGAATGTCATATCAGTCGTGCCCTGTCCAAAACAGGATGCCGCACTCGGCTTGAGTTGGCCCTTTGGATGATGGAACGACCGTTCAATCTCCAAGACTCGAGAACCACTCATCAGTAG
- a CDS encoding acyl-CoA thioesterase has product MVLTNKLTDSVTPTPWRLQKRVLPQHTDHAGVMWHGSYVAWLEEARVEALVAAGLSYAEMTMLGVEMPVVSLKINYRQALCHGDMVVLESISSLPVGVRWPWRCQMLCNGQLMADASVELVMVSEGRVLRRPPGHLQVVMNRLRQGPTITDA; this is encoded by the coding sequence ATGGTGTTGACGAACAAGCTGACGGACAGCGTTACGCCAACGCCGTGGAGGTTGCAGAAGCGTGTTTTGCCTCAACACACTGATCACGCGGGTGTGATGTGGCACGGGTCCTATGTGGCTTGGCTGGAAGAAGCCAGGGTTGAGGCTTTGGTTGCTGCTGGCCTCAGCTATGCCGAGATGACGATGCTGGGAGTGGAGATGCCAGTGGTGTCTTTAAAAATCAACTACAGACAGGCCCTTTGTCATGGCGACATGGTCGTGCTGGAAAGCATCAGCAGCCTCCCTGTTGGCGTCCGCTGGCCTTGGCGTTGTCAGATGCTTTGCAATGGCCAGCTCATGGCCGATGCATCGGTTGAGCTCGTCATGGTGAGCGAAGGTCGTGTTCTCCGACGCCCACCCGGCCACCTGCAGGTTGTGATGAACCGGCTGCGCCAAGGCCCCACAATTACGGATGCTTGA
- a CDS encoding L-threonylcarbamoyladenylate synthase — protein MTVPRSPLVLSGAAVARRLQASEAVIIPTDTLPGLAVLPQNANTIWTLKQRPADKPLILMGATVEALLEGVDSCCHDDAKTMATKHWPGAITLVLPARGIYVDYLNPGGSNIGCRIPACAITQNLLSISGPLATSSANPSGQSAATTAFEAAELFPDLAQLGPQPWPRHSGQASTVLIWRSVGCWRIARRGAVMPEGINAAE, from the coding sequence ATGACTGTGCCTAGAAGTCCGTTGGTGCTCTCTGGGGCGGCAGTAGCGCGGCGTTTGCAAGCCTCTGAAGCGGTCATCATTCCGACGGATACGTTGCCGGGTTTGGCTGTTTTGCCCCAGAACGCCAACACCATATGGACGCTGAAGCAGCGGCCAGCTGATAAGCCACTGATTTTGATGGGGGCCACGGTTGAGGCGTTGTTAGAGGGTGTCGATTCCTGTTGTCATGACGACGCCAAAACCATGGCAACCAAGCATTGGCCTGGTGCAATCACGCTGGTTTTGCCGGCTCGGGGAATTTATGTGGACTACCTCAATCCCGGTGGATCCAACATTGGTTGTCGGATCCCAGCCTGTGCGATCACCCAGAATCTCCTTTCAATCAGCGGTCCGCTCGCGACCAGTAGTGCCAATCCTTCTGGTCAGTCAGCTGCCACGACGGCCTTTGAAGCGGCTGAGCTCTTTCCTGATCTCGCGCAGCTCGGACCTCAACCTTGGCCAAGGCATTCCGGGCAGGCCAGCACCGTGTTGATCTGGAGGAGTGTTGGCTGTTGGCGCATTGCTCGCCGTGGTGCTGTGATGCCGGAGGGCATCAATGCAGCGGAATGA
- a CDS encoding DNA-processing protein DprA, translating into MDRRWWWLWSQCPGLGSARMRALRSVACEWSVGPAELWSWPAERLRTLLSWPESCWSSLERFRRLHGKAPQINVPDNVLLPGDRQWPQGVDRLDRPPVVLHHCGDPSLLYELRQQQAVAVVGTRAASAHGLAVAEDLGRTLASMGWPVISGLAEGIDAAAHRGCLNVGGRPVAVLGTSLERVYPRHHETFQAEVGRNGLLLSEFSLGTSMNRGSFVERNRLIVALAKALVVVECPERSGALISAKFASQLQCPVWVVPGDARRWSSRGSNALLRNQAFPLLTAADLADHLGAGPLISASASVAQDALLAAIGDGASIETLQRRLGPRGHQLSSRLLALECEGQVVCEAGHLWRRR; encoded by the coding sequence ATGGACCGTCGCTGGTGGTGGTTGTGGAGTCAATGCCCTGGGCTTGGTTCGGCTCGGATGCGCGCTCTCCGTTCCGTTGCCTGTGAGTGGTCGGTGGGTCCCGCTGAGCTTTGGAGCTGGCCAGCGGAACGGCTTCGAACGCTGCTTTCTTGGCCCGAATCCTGTTGGTCGAGCCTGGAACGCTTTCGTCGATTGCACGGCAAAGCTCCCCAGATCAATGTCCCTGACAATGTGCTCCTTCCAGGGGATCGCCAATGGCCGCAGGGGGTGGATCGTCTTGATCGTCCCCCCGTTGTGTTGCATCACTGTGGTGACCCGTCGCTGCTTTACGAGCTGCGGCAACAGCAGGCGGTTGCCGTCGTGGGGACTCGGGCCGCTTCAGCCCATGGCCTCGCAGTGGCTGAGGATTTGGGCCGCACGCTGGCGTCGATGGGCTGGCCAGTGATCAGTGGTTTGGCTGAGGGGATTGATGCGGCTGCTCATCGGGGCTGTTTGAACGTGGGTGGACGTCCGGTGGCGGTTTTGGGGACCTCGTTAGAGCGTGTTTATCCACGACACCATGAGACATTCCAGGCTGAAGTCGGTCGCAATGGGCTGTTGCTAAGCGAGTTCTCTCTAGGAACATCCATGAATCGAGGCTCTTTCGTTGAACGCAATCGGTTGATCGTGGCGCTTGCGAAAGCCCTCGTTGTTGTGGAATGTCCTGAGCGCAGTGGGGCGTTGATTTCGGCCAAGTTCGCGTCTCAACTTCAATGTCCTGTTTGGGTTGTTCCTGGGGATGCACGTCGCTGGTCGTCGCGGGGGAGCAACGCGCTTCTTCGGAACCAAGCCTTTCCGCTCCTGACGGCAGCTGATCTGGCCGATCACCTGGGAGCAGGACCGTTGATCTCTGCTTCCGCGAGTGTCGCTCAGGATGCGTTACTCGCGGCGATCGGAGATGGTGCATCCATCGAGACGCTTCAGCGGCGCTTGGGGCCGAGGGGTCATCAGCTGTCCTCTCGGCTTTTAGCCCTTGAGTGTGAGGGACAGGTGGTGTGTGAGGCTGGCCATCTTTGGCGGCGGCGCTGA
- the minE gene encoding cell division topological specificity factor MinE, producing MTVKDFIDKLLGRQTSSASTAKQRLQLVLAHDRSDLNPELLAQMRREILEVVARYVEIDIEEGDVSLETEDRMTALVANLPIRRSIQQSPNGGTL from the coding sequence ATGACCGTCAAAGATTTCATCGACAAGCTTTTAGGCCGTCAAACCTCCAGTGCGAGTACAGCCAAACAACGGTTGCAACTCGTTCTGGCCCACGACCGCAGCGACCTCAATCCCGAGCTTCTGGCCCAAATGCGCCGAGAAATCCTCGAGGTTGTTGCTCGTTACGTGGAGATCGATATCGAGGAAGGAGACGTCAGTCTTGAAACCGAAGACCGCATGACGGCTCTTGTCGCCAATCTGCCCATTCGTCGATCAATCCAACAGTCACCGAACGGGGGAACTCTTTAA
- the minD gene encoding septum site-determining protein MinD, with amino-acid sequence MSTTRTILICSGKGGVGKTTTTANLGIALARLGARTVVLDADFGLRNLDLLLGLENRIVFTAQEVLAETCRLEQALVKHKQEPNLALLPAGNPRMLEWLTPKDMKAIVSLLEEQFDYVLIDCPAGIEDGFKNAAAAAREAVVVTTPEVAAVRDADRVIGLLNTQGVTPVQLVLNRVRPKMMSNQEMLTVDDVTDILALPLLGLVFEDEQVIVSTNRGEPLTLGESGSPAARAYNNIARRLQGEDIPLMDPSEARKGFRARVRQLMQTRLF; translated from the coding sequence GTGTCGACGACCCGAACGATCCTGATCTGCTCCGGCAAGGGCGGCGTCGGCAAAACCACCACAACAGCCAACCTCGGCATCGCCCTCGCCAGGCTTGGGGCGAGGACCGTCGTGCTTGATGCCGATTTCGGCCTTCGCAATCTCGACCTTCTCCTAGGCCTCGAAAACAGAATTGTTTTCACGGCCCAAGAAGTGCTTGCCGAGACGTGCCGATTGGAGCAAGCCCTCGTGAAACACAAGCAGGAGCCCAACCTGGCCCTATTGCCCGCTGGCAATCCTCGAATGCTCGAATGGCTGACGCCAAAAGACATGAAAGCAATCGTGTCATTGCTTGAGGAGCAATTTGACTACGTCCTGATCGACTGCCCTGCCGGTATCGAAGACGGCTTCAAAAATGCTGCCGCTGCGGCTCGTGAGGCTGTTGTTGTGACCACTCCTGAAGTCGCCGCAGTGCGTGATGCAGATCGCGTTATTGGTCTGCTCAACACCCAAGGGGTCACCCCTGTGCAACTCGTCTTAAACCGAGTGCGGCCCAAGATGATGTCCAATCAAGAGATGCTGACTGTCGACGATGTCACCGACATCTTGGCTCTCCCACTCCTGGGTTTGGTCTTTGAAGATGAGCAGGTGATTGTGAGTACCAATCGTGGGGAACCACTGACGCTGGGGGAGAGCGGCTCTCCTGCAGCCAGGGCTTACAACAACATCGCCAGGAGGCTTCAGGGAGAAGACATTCCACTAATGGACCCTTCTGAAGCACGCAAAGGGTTCCGAGCCCGAGTGCGCCAATTAATGCAAACCAGACTTTTTTGA
- the psbB gene encoding photosystem II chlorophyll-binding protein CP47, with product MGLPWYRVHTVVINDPGRLLAVHLMHTALVAGWAGSMALYELAIFDPSDAVLNPMWRQGMFVMPFMSRLGVTGSWGGWSITGETGVDPGFWSFEGVAAAHIIFSGLLMLAAIWHWTYWDLEIWQDPRTGEPALDLPKIFGIHLLLAGLGCFGFGAFHLTGVFGPGMWISDPYGITGHLEAVQPSWGPEGFNPFNPGGIVAHHIAAGIVGIIAGIFHITTRPPERLYKALRMGNIETVLASAIAAVFFAAFIVAGTMWYGSAATPVELFGPTRYQWDQSYFKTEINRRVQTAMDDGASREEAFAAIPEKLAFYDYVGNSPAKGGLFRVGPMVNGDGLATSWLGHVVFTDSNGRELQVRRLPNFFENFPVILEDEQGIVRADIPFRRAEAKYSFEQQGVTAQVFGGALDGQKFTDPADVKRLARKSQLGEAFDFDRETYNSDGVFRSSPRGWFTFGHATFALLFFFGHIWHGARTLYRDVFAGIDPDLGDQVEFGLFAKLGDKTTRRLPEGYVPPAGTPLN from the coding sequence ATGGGATTGCCCTGGTATCGGGTGCACACCGTCGTCATCAATGACCCGGGTCGCCTTTTGGCGGTGCACCTCATGCATACAGCCCTCGTTGCCGGCTGGGCCGGCTCCATGGCTCTGTACGAATTAGCGATTTTCGATCCATCCGATGCTGTCCTGAACCCCATGTGGCGTCAGGGCATGTTTGTGATGCCCTTCATGTCTCGCCTGGGAGTTACCGGGAGCTGGGGTGGTTGGAGCATCACTGGTGAAACCGGGGTTGACCCTGGCTTCTGGAGCTTCGAAGGTGTTGCCGCCGCCCACATTATTTTTTCAGGCCTGCTGATGCTGGCCGCCATCTGGCACTGGACCTACTGGGATCTTGAGATCTGGCAGGACCCCAGAACCGGAGAACCAGCCCTTGATCTTCCAAAGATTTTTGGCATTCACCTTCTACTAGCTGGCCTTGGCTGCTTTGGATTCGGTGCTTTCCATCTCACTGGTGTTTTTGGGCCTGGCATGTGGATTTCTGATCCATATGGAATTACTGGTCACCTAGAGGCTGTACAACCGTCTTGGGGTCCGGAAGGATTCAATCCGTTTAACCCCGGTGGGATCGTTGCCCACCACATTGCAGCTGGAATTGTCGGCATCATCGCTGGCATTTTCCACATCACCACGCGACCGCCCGAGCGCCTCTACAAGGCTCTCCGGATGGGCAACATTGAAACTGTCTTAGCGAGTGCAATCGCGGCTGTTTTCTTTGCTGCTTTCATCGTTGCTGGAACCATGTGGTACGGCTCAGCTGCTACCCCAGTCGAGCTTTTCGGCCCTACTCGTTATCAGTGGGATCAGAGCTACTTCAAGACGGAGATCAACCGTCGCGTTCAAACCGCTATGGACGACGGTGCAAGCCGTGAAGAAGCGTTTGCAGCCATTCCAGAGAAACTGGCGTTCTACGACTACGTGGGCAACAGCCCTGCCAAGGGTGGATTGTTCCGAGTTGGCCCGATGGTGAACGGTGACGGCCTTGCCACTTCATGGCTGGGTCACGTTGTGTTCACCGACAGCAATGGTCGTGAGTTGCAAGTTCGTCGTCTGCCGAATTTCTTCGAGAACTTCCCAGTGATTCTGGAAGACGAGCAAGGCATTGTTCGTGCTGACATTCCTTTCCGCCGTGCGGAAGCGAAGTATTCCTTCGAACAACAAGGCGTTACTGCTCAGGTGTTTGGCGGAGCCTTGGATGGTCAGAAGTTCACGGATCCTGCTGATGTGAAACGTTTGGCCCGCAAGTCGCAGTTGGGAGAAGCGTTCGATTTCGATCGCGAAACCTACAACTCTGATGGTGTCTTCCGCAGTTCACCTCGCGGTTGGTTCACGTTCGGCCACGCCACCTTCGCGCTGCTCTTCTTCTTTGGACACATTTGGCATGGGGCACGCACCCTGTACCGCGATGTGTTTGCTGGTATCGATCCAGACCTTGGAGACCAGGTGGAATTCGGCCTGTTCGCCAAGCTGGGCGACAAGACCACACGTCGTCTTCCAGAGGGCTACGTGCCCCCTGCAGGAACGCCTCTCAACTGA
- the prmC gene encoding peptide chain release factor N(5)-glutamine methyltransferase: protein MAAALNVTTEQFLAGNDLLAWRRRQLRRGGRSVDLDWLLDLGGGVSWSELQRLLIDSQGRIKIDQSLEELEKLWLLHLERSMPLQYLVGVCPWRDLLIEVSSAALIPRQETELLVDLALSFAGGRPPRSWADLGTGSGAIAVSLCRAWPEAEGHAVDLSVDALALAEKNLKALAPQQSCRLHHGSWWLPLQAFWGQLEIVVSNPPYIPSPLLGELDPVVREHEPHVALLAGEDGLEAIRSLLMDAPRALAPGGVLFLEHHHDQSENVQDLMRAAGLVNVSSANDLEGIARFAQGQRALTSAL, encoded by the coding sequence TTGGCGGCGGCGCTGAACGTGACGACCGAGCAGTTCCTTGCTGGCAACGACCTGCTGGCTTGGCGCCGTCGCCAACTTCGTCGCGGTGGACGCTCCGTTGATCTCGATTGGCTGCTCGATCTTGGCGGTGGCGTGTCCTGGTCGGAATTGCAGCGACTCCTGATTGATTCCCAGGGAAGGATCAAGATTGATCAGTCATTGGAGGAGCTCGAAAAGCTTTGGCTGCTCCATTTAGAGCGGTCCATGCCGCTTCAGTACTTGGTTGGTGTTTGTCCTTGGCGAGATCTCCTGATCGAGGTGTCCTCCGCGGCCTTAATTCCCCGGCAAGAAACCGAGCTTTTGGTGGATTTGGCTTTGTCGTTTGCGGGGGGACGCCCTCCCCGCTCTTGGGCCGACTTAGGTACGGGTTCTGGTGCAATCGCCGTCAGCTTGTGTCGCGCATGGCCCGAGGCTGAGGGGCATGCCGTGGATTTGAGTGTCGATGCGTTGGCACTGGCTGAGAAAAACCTCAAGGCCCTTGCCCCACAACAATCTTGTCGGCTGCACCATGGATCTTGGTGGCTTCCCCTGCAGGCCTTTTGGGGACAGCTTGAGATCGTGGTGAGTAATCCTCCTTACATCCCCAGCCCATTGCTTGGGGAGTTGGATCCTGTGGTGCGGGAGCATGAACCGCATGTTGCGTTGCTTGCTGGGGAGGATGGTCTCGAGGCCATTCGCTCTTTATTGATGGATGCGCCGCGTGCTCTTGCCCCAGGTGGCGTTCTGTTCTTGGAACATCACCATGACCAAAGTGAGAACGTTCAAGATTTAATGCGTGCAGCTGGGCTGGTGAACGTCTCTTCTGCGAACGATCTTGAGGGGATAGCCCGTTTCGCTCAGGGTCAGCGGGCTCTCACATCAGCCCTATGA
- the psbM gene encoding photosystem II reaction center protein PsbM, whose translation METNDLGFVASLMFILVPAIFLIVLYIGTNRSEA comes from the coding sequence ATGGAAACCAACGATCTCGGATTTGTTGCCAGCCTCATGTTCATTTTGGTTCCAGCAATCTTCTTGATCGTGCTTTATATCGGCACGAATCGCAGCGAAGCCTGA
- a CDS encoding universal stress protein, whose product MFRNLLIADSGKGHVEEMIRMLQDIPSFKTARVNLLHVVPEQSKAGSEGHRDNAQSMLDGAANRMGLDPSSVQSIVRDGDTKQTVLKVAEELNADLIVMGSRGLGRLQSILANSTSQYVFQLSTRPMLLVRDDLYVRHVNRVLVTIDGTGVGDDALRTACELVRDIPGGTLTGLHVVRQESAPSRGGRTKADEILDAAVQRARSFGVDLKTVHTEGKDIGRSVCAVAEDINADMLVIASQDRRPLVARGLVDLDKLLGGSVSDYIRVHAPAPVLLVREPERA is encoded by the coding sequence ATGTTTAGGAACCTGCTCATTGCCGATTCGGGCAAGGGCCATGTGGAAGAAATGATCCGCATGCTGCAGGACATCCCAAGCTTCAAAACTGCACGCGTCAACCTGTTGCACGTGGTGCCAGAACAAAGCAAAGCCGGCTCCGAAGGACACCGAGACAATGCGCAATCGATGCTCGATGGCGCTGCCAATCGCATGGGTCTTGATCCCAGCTCCGTTCAGAGCATCGTTCGCGATGGCGACACCAAGCAAACCGTGCTCAAAGTGGCCGAAGAGCTGAATGCTGACTTGATCGTGATGGGATCACGGGGACTGGGGCGCCTTCAATCGATCCTTGCCAACAGCACAAGCCAATACGTCTTTCAACTCTCAACGCGGCCCATGCTGCTCGTCAGAGATGACCTCTACGTTCGGCATGTCAATCGCGTGCTGGTAACCATTGACGGGACTGGTGTGGGTGACGACGCGCTAAGAACCGCCTGCGAATTGGTGCGAGACATCCCAGGAGGAACGCTGACCGGCCTGCACGTGGTGCGGCAAGAATCAGCACCTTCGCGCGGAGGACGTACGAAAGCAGATGAAATCCTGGACGCTGCGGTTCAAAGGGCACGCAGCTTTGGCGTCGACCTCAAAACCGTTCACACCGAAGGGAAAGATATCGGTCGAAGCGTTTGCGCAGTCGCCGAAGACATCAATGCCGACATGCTCGTGATCGCGTCACAAGATCGTCGACCCCTCGTAGCGCGTGGACTCGTCGATCTTGACAAGCTGCTCGGCGGATCCGTGAGCGATTACATCCGTGTTCACGCTCCCGCCCCAGTGCTGCTTGTTCGGGAACCGGAGCGCGCGTAG
- a CDS encoding 30S ribosomal protein S1, with the protein MAATPTEEQTPDTSTATPAVEASATAEAGALTAEQAFEAEDLGIPEDVPTADDPSSRANRNNLEEAGFTIDDFAALLSKYDYNFKPGDIVNGTVFALESKGAMIDIGAKTAAFMPLQEVSINRVEGLSDVLLPGEIREFFIMSEENEDGQLALSIRRIEYQRAWERVRQLQKEDATIYSEVFATNRGGALVRVEGLRGFIPGSHISTRKPKEELVADFLPLKFLEVDEERNRLVLSHRRALVERKMNRLEVGEVVVGTVRGIKPYGAFIDIGGVSGLLHISEISHEHIETPHSVLNVNDQMKVMIIDLDAERGRISLSTKALEPEPGDMLTDPQKVFEKAEEMAARYKQMLQEQAEEGDEPIASMMI; encoded by the coding sequence ATGGCCGCGACGCCCACAGAAGAGCAAACCCCAGACACCAGCACAGCAACACCAGCAGTAGAAGCATCTGCCACCGCAGAAGCTGGTGCCTTAACAGCTGAGCAAGCCTTTGAAGCCGAAGATCTCGGCATTCCCGAAGACGTTCCGACCGCTGACGATCCCAGCAGCAGAGCAAACCGGAACAACCTCGAGGAAGCCGGTTTCACCATTGATGACTTCGCGGCCCTTCTAAGCAAGTACGACTACAACTTCAAGCCTGGCGACATCGTCAACGGCACTGTCTTCGCCCTGGAATCAAAGGGCGCAATGATCGACATCGGCGCCAAGACAGCCGCGTTCATGCCCTTACAAGAGGTATCGATCAACAGGGTTGAGGGCCTGAGCGATGTGCTCCTGCCTGGTGAGATTCGTGAATTCTTCATCATGAGTGAAGAGAACGAAGATGGTCAGCTGGCGCTGTCGATCCGACGGATCGAATATCAACGTGCCTGGGAGCGTGTGCGCCAGCTTCAGAAAGAAGATGCCACGATTTACTCCGAGGTGTTTGCCACCAACCGTGGTGGTGCTCTGGTTCGGGTTGAGGGATTGCGTGGATTCATCCCTGGCTCCCACATCAGCACGCGCAAGCCGAAAGAAGAGTTGGTTGCCGACTTCCTCCCGCTCAAATTTCTTGAAGTGGATGAAGAGCGCAACCGCTTGGTCTTAAGCCATCGCCGTGCTCTGGTTGAGCGCAAGATGAATCGCCTGGAAGTTGGCGAAGTGGTGGTTGGCACCGTCCGCGGAATCAAGCCCTACGGAGCCTTCATCGACATCGGCGGTGTCAGTGGATTGCTGCACATCTCTGAAATCAGCCATGAGCACATTGAGACTCCTCACTCTGTGCTCAATGTGAACGATCAGATGAAGGTCATGATCATCGACCTGGACGCTGAACGAGGCCGTATTTCCCTCTCTACCAAAGCACTGGAGCCCGAACCCGGTGACATGCTCACCGATCCTCAGAAAGTGTTTGAAAAAGCTGAGGAAATGGCAGCTCGGTACAAGCAAATGCTTCAAGAGCAGGCTGAGGAAGGAGATGAGCCCATCGCATCAATGATGATTTGA
- a CDS encoding HAD family hydrolase, which produces MATLLLRGQPIGSIRGVLFDKDGTLSHSEPHLLDLFERRLTVICDLWRETKGASHLSELNITLRQAFGIRDKALHPGGTLAVAARQDNLTSTATVFCIFGCSWPEALALADTCFQRIDQQFSDDGSSRPLLDGAKRFLEDLNKAAIPSAVISNDTTKGIHTFLDHENISSLVVDCWSADDQPRKPNPEAVHQLCKRLQLLPHQCALIGDAETDLQMARDAGIGCVIGYLGGWEIRPDLPTAVHQFEHWNELELEADP; this is translated from the coding sequence ATGGCCACGTTGCTGCTGAGGGGACAACCCATCGGCTCCATTCGCGGGGTGCTGTTCGATAAGGACGGCACCCTTTCTCATAGCGAGCCACACCTTCTCGATCTTTTCGAGCGAAGGCTCACTGTGATTTGCGATCTCTGGCGTGAAACCAAAGGTGCGAGCCATCTCAGTGAACTCAACATCACCCTTCGGCAAGCCTTTGGGATTCGCGACAAGGCACTCCATCCAGGTGGAACCCTTGCGGTTGCTGCACGCCAAGACAACCTCACCTCCACAGCCACAGTGTTCTGCATTTTTGGTTGCAGCTGGCCCGAAGCCCTGGCACTCGCCGACACTTGCTTCCAACGAATCGATCAACAATTCAGCGACGACGGATCTTCGCGCCCACTTCTCGATGGTGCCAAGAGGTTTCTTGAAGACCTCAACAAGGCAGCGATTCCCAGCGCTGTGATCAGCAATGACACAACAAAAGGGATCCATACATTTCTGGATCACGAAAACATCAGCTCTCTGGTGGTCGATTGTTGGAGTGCAGATGATCAACCCAGGAAGCCAAATCCGGAAGCAGTGCATCAGCTCTGCAAACGCTTGCAACTGTTGCCTCATCAATGTGCCTTGATCGGAGATGCGGAAACAGACCTCCAAATGGCAAGGGATGCTGGAATCGGCTGCGTGATTGGTTATCTGGGCGGATGGGAAATACGCCCAGACTTACCGACCGCCGTGCATCAATTTGAGCATTGGAATGAGCTTGAACTTGAAGCCGACCCGTAA
- a CDS encoding 2Fe-2S iron-sulfur cluster-binding protein, with the protein MPVIRFVREGRDVECYPGENLREVALRERLELYGLKGQLGNCGGCGQCSTCFVSVVDENNADALTVRTPVEDSKLRRRPQEWRLACQALVEKSVMVLTRPQMRLPEAETRLAAARQAPLPVGPTAWPSVPDEELESEDELSDEPTLDKGSAATADEEG; encoded by the coding sequence ATGCCAGTGATCCGATTTGTTCGCGAAGGCCGTGATGTGGAGTGCTATCCCGGAGAAAATCTGCGGGAGGTGGCTTTGCGGGAGCGCCTTGAGCTCTATGGCCTTAAAGGACAGCTCGGTAACTGTGGCGGATGCGGTCAGTGCAGTACTTGCTTTGTTTCAGTCGTAGATGAAAACAATGCCGATGCTTTGACGGTGCGCACTCCAGTGGAGGACAGCAAGTTGCGTCGCCGTCCCCAGGAATGGCGTTTGGCCTGTCAGGCCCTAGTTGAAAAATCAGTGATGGTGCTAACTCGGCCTCAGATGCGTTTGCCAGAAGCCGAAACCAGGCTTGCCGCGGCGCGTCAGGCTCCGCTGCCCGTGGGCCCAACGGCTTGGCCTTCTGTTCCCGACGAGGAACTGGAAAGCGAAGACGAGCTCAGTGACGAGCCCACCCTGGACAAGGGCTCGGCTGCTACTGCCGATGAAGAGGGCTGA